In Tachysurus fulvidraco isolate hzauxx_2018 chromosome 1, HZAU_PFXX_2.0, whole genome shotgun sequence, a single window of DNA contains:
- the LOC125138503 gene encoding B-cell receptor CD22-like isoform X1 — MKPSLQVKQQEQMVFPLDSTRTPGVLISLIPVVQAQVKPKPTVRVNPQSSVYTGDTVTLSCELQQETGWEFYWYKNNQLLQNLNSEQVNTLKVTVDNAGETEYRCWAHRINYNYYYMTQFSDPVRITVRVRPKPVASMNPDNQVFSGDTVTLRCDIQDESVSSWQYSWYKDTSHSPVSSEQVYSISGVEVTHTGTYTCRGTERGGSRSSHSSDVITLTLSERPQAVLSVSPHSWLTEGDSVTLSCEVTDSSTDWTFSWYTVVPYRDGLTGINNNRGYIVYVELLSDSSRGSGGNYTLSPAALNHTGVYMCRGERGEPAFYTQYSNLQPLWITGEENYLLC, encoded by the exons TGCTGATTTCACTCATACCAGTGGTCCAGGCTCAAG taaaacccaaaccgactgtgagagtgaatcctcagagctccgtctacactggagacaccgtcactctgagctgtgagcTGCAGCAGGAGACTGGATGGGAGTTTTACtggtacaaaaataatcagctgttacagaatctgaacagtgaacaagtgaacacacttaaagtgacagtcgataatgcaggagaaacagagtacCGGTGTTGGGCACACAGGATAAACTATAACTACTATTACATGACACAGTTCAGTGATCCTGTCAGGATTACAGTGAGAG TGAGACCTAAACCAGTGGCATCCATGAATCCCGATAATCAGGTGTTCAGtggagacaccgtcactctgagaTGTGACATACAGGATGAAAGTGTCTCTAGCTGGCAGTACAGCTGGTATAAAGATACTtcacacagtcctgtcagtagtgaacaggtgtacagtatcagtggtgttgaagtgacccacacaggtacatacacctgtagaggaacagagagaggaggctCACGCTCCTCACACTCCAGTGATGTTATTACACTGACtctatcag agagaccacaggcagtactgagtgtatctccacacagctggctgactgaaggagactcagtgactctaagctgtgaggTTACAGACTCCTCTACAGACTGGACATTCAGCTGGTACACAGTTGTTCCCTACAGAGACGGATTAactggaataaataataatcgtggctatattgtgtatgtggagctcctctcagacagcagcagaggatctggaggcaactacactctcagtcctgctgctcttaatcacacaggagtttatatgtgcagaggagagagaggagaaccagccttttacacacagtacagcaatctacagccactatggatcactggtgaggaaaattatctgttgtgttga
- the LOC125138503 gene encoding B-cell receptor CD22-like isoform X2, with protein MELSPLPVMLLLISLIPVVQAQVKPKPTVRVNPQSSVYTGDTVTLSCELQQETGWEFYWYKNNQLLQNLNSEQVNTLKVTVDNAGETEYRCWAHRINYNYYYMTQFSDPVRITVRVRPKPVASMNPDNQVFSGDTVTLRCDIQDESVSSWQYSWYKDTSHSPVSSEQVYSISGVEVTHTGTYTCRGTERGGSRSSHSSDVITLTLSERPQAVLSVSPHSWLTEGDSVTLSCEVTDSSTDWTFSWYTVVPYRDGLTGINNNRGYIVYVELLSDSSRGSGGNYTLSPAALNHTGVYMCRGERGEPAFYTQYSNLQPLWITGEENYLLC; from the exons TGCTGATTTCACTCATACCAGTGGTCCAGGCTCAAG taaaacccaaaccgactgtgagagtgaatcctcagagctccgtctacactggagacaccgtcactctgagctgtgagcTGCAGCAGGAGACTGGATGGGAGTTTTACtggtacaaaaataatcagctgttacagaatctgaacagtgaacaagtgaacacacttaaagtgacagtcgataatgcaggagaaacagagtacCGGTGTTGGGCACACAGGATAAACTATAACTACTATTACATGACACAGTTCAGTGATCCTGTCAGGATTACAGTGAGAG TGAGACCTAAACCAGTGGCATCCATGAATCCCGATAATCAGGTGTTCAGtggagacaccgtcactctgagaTGTGACATACAGGATGAAAGTGTCTCTAGCTGGCAGTACAGCTGGTATAAAGATACTtcacacagtcctgtcagtagtgaacaggtgtacagtatcagtggtgttgaagtgacccacacaggtacatacacctgtagaggaacagagagaggaggctCACGCTCCTCACACTCCAGTGATGTTATTACACTGACtctatcag agagaccacaggcagtactgagtgtatctccacacagctggctgactgaaggagactcagtgactctaagctgtgaggTTACAGACTCCTCTACAGACTGGACATTCAGCTGGTACACAGTTGTTCCCTACAGAGACGGATTAactggaataaataataatcgtggctatattgtgtatgtggagctcctctcagacagcagcagaggatctggaggcaactacactctcagtcctgctgctcttaatcacacaggagtttatatgtgcagaggagagagaggagaaccagccttttacacacagtacagcaatctacagccactatggatcactggtgaggaaaattatctgttgtgttga